In a single window of the Saccharothrix australiensis genome:
- a CDS encoding helix-turn-helix domain-containing protein, whose product MESADFGEFVRVVLPDEVVEFLAALTTLARTWAERAPADPDALLTAEQLGELLQLSPRTLKDQAAAGVLPHHRFGKHYRFSRSDISAILRLSQQSEKPRRRRLDIA is encoded by the coding sequence ATGGAGTCCGCTGATTTCGGCGAGTTCGTGCGTGTCGTCCTGCCGGACGAGGTCGTAGAGTTCCTCGCCGCGTTGACGACGCTCGCACGTACGTGGGCCGAGCGGGCACCGGCCGATCCCGACGCGTTGCTGACGGCCGAGCAGCTGGGGGAGTTGCTCCAACTCTCACCGCGGACGCTGAAGGACCAGGCCGCCGCCGGGGTGCTGCCGCACCACCGGTTCGGCAAGCACTACCGGTTCTCGCGCAGCGACATCAGCGCGATCCTGCGGCTTTCCCAGCAGTCGGAGAAGCCGCGGCGCAGGCGCCTGGACATCGCCTGA
- a CDS encoding tyrosine-type recombinase/integrase, which translates to MAYGQPDGSSGWRARYKRPDGTWGSKAGFSSEKAAEEWGAEQEALIRRNMWIDPRDAETPFGEFAEEWYEAVAPRLELNTQVKYRSYLDNHLLPRWRAWPMIGIFNGYVEIERWLSWLHDEEYAESSIASIFATFSTILNAGVRAKIIPANPCYGVRVTGGEFENERLVATPVQVLRAAMRLYESEMGLSGFTLCLLDFYTGGRWSELVGQERHEYDEEERAITVRYPLKEVNGKLLKAGTEVSHDRPMSRPDVGHVTPRRTKGKRGRTKTPAGTRPIVLPPSIAVFYETLLDSHRGSFVFTSPDGTLLRRSNFRQRFWRPAWDGRKPDQPSARDHVPAILPWITFHEGRHTHATWMVEDGVPQVARRARLGQKMKGIARVYDHVTSVMKAQLISGLEARWRGSLLALRDDELATIIGWFPHLRATVADLRALPSERAIAIAFDLARHARSPASRSRTGLLTCVLRWWTILGLNQ; encoded by the coding sequence GTGGCATACGGACAACCAGACGGATCGAGCGGGTGGCGGGCCCGGTACAAACGGCCGGACGGCACCTGGGGGAGCAAGGCGGGATTCTCCTCGGAGAAGGCTGCCGAGGAGTGGGGTGCTGAGCAAGAGGCGTTGATCCGTAGGAACATGTGGATCGACCCGAGGGATGCTGAGACACCGTTCGGTGAGTTCGCCGAGGAGTGGTATGAGGCGGTGGCGCCGCGTCTCGAACTGAACACCCAGGTCAAGTACCGGTCGTACCTGGACAACCACCTGCTGCCGCGGTGGCGGGCATGGCCGATGATCGGCATCTTCAACGGCTACGTCGAGATCGAGCGGTGGCTGTCGTGGTTGCACGATGAGGAGTACGCCGAGTCGAGCATCGCTTCGATCTTCGCCACGTTCTCCACGATCCTCAACGCCGGGGTCCGGGCGAAGATCATCCCGGCCAATCCGTGCTACGGCGTGAGGGTCACCGGTGGCGAGTTCGAGAACGAGCGCTTGGTCGCCACTCCTGTCCAGGTGCTGCGGGCGGCGATGAGGTTGTACGAGTCGGAGATGGGTCTGTCCGGGTTCACGCTGTGCTTGCTCGACTTCTACACCGGAGGCCGCTGGAGTGAGCTGGTCGGGCAGGAGCGACACGAGTACGACGAGGAGGAGCGGGCGATCACCGTCCGGTATCCCCTGAAGGAGGTCAACGGGAAGCTGCTCAAGGCCGGTACCGAGGTGTCACACGACCGGCCGATGTCGAGGCCCGACGTGGGGCATGTCACTCCCCGCCGTACGAAGGGCAAGCGTGGTAGAACGAAGACTCCGGCGGGGACACGGCCGATCGTGCTGCCGCCGAGCATCGCTGTGTTCTACGAGACACTCCTCGACAGCCACCGTGGATCGTTCGTGTTCACGTCGCCGGATGGCACCCTGCTGCGTCGGAGCAACTTCCGGCAGAGGTTCTGGCGGCCGGCGTGGGACGGCCGCAAACCGGACCAGCCGAGTGCGCGTGATCACGTTCCGGCGATCCTGCCCTGGATCACCTTCCATGAGGGTCGACACACCCACGCGACGTGGATGGTGGAGGACGGTGTGCCACAGGTCGCACGCCGGGCGAGGCTCGGGCAGAAGATGAAGGGCATCGCCAGGGTCTACGACCATGTGACGAGCGTCATGAAGGCTCAGTTGATCAGCGGACTCGAAGCCCGGTGGCGCGGGTCGTTGTTGGCGCTGCGGGACGACGAGTTGGCCACAATCATCGGATGGTTCCCGCACCTGCGAGCCACGGTCGCGGACCTACGAGCACTACCGTCCGAGCGTGCCATCGCCATCGCCTTTGATCTTGCACGACATGCAAGAAGCCCGGCCTCAAGATCGAGGACCGGGCTTCTGACCTGCGTACTTCGGTGGTGGACGATACTGGGATTGAACCAGTGA
- a CDS encoding SsgA family sporulation/cell division regulator — protein sequence MRNDHVTLRSTAVFDLLAPRTPAVPVQVELRYDTKDPYAVVAAFRTGRAGWVEWVFARDLLADGLIADAGDGDVRIRPAADDPEVVVIELSSPSGHAMFEASAQELADFLDRTYDVVVPGNEHLWVDVDEALTHLISNDLT from the coding sequence ATGCGCAATGATCACGTAACACTCCGCTCTACAGCGGTCTTCGACTTGCTGGCACCACGGACCCCCGCGGTCCCGGTGCAGGTGGAGCTTCGTTATGACACGAAAGACCCCTACGCGGTGGTCGCCGCGTTCCGCACCGGCCGGGCCGGCTGGGTCGAGTGGGTGTTCGCCCGCGACCTGCTCGCCGACGGCCTGATCGCCGACGCGGGAGACGGCGACGTCCGGATCCGCCCGGCCGCCGACGACCCCGAGGTCGTCGTGATCGAACTGAGTTCGCCGTCCGGACACGCCATGTTCGAGGCGTCGGCACAGGAACTGGCCGACTTCCTGGACCGCACGTACGACGTCGTGGTGCCGGGCAACGAGCACCTGTGGGTCGACGTGGACGAGGCCCTGACCCACCTGATCTCCAACGACCTGACCTGA
- a CDS encoding TIGR02611 family protein — protein sequence MTTEQRDETAESNGGHRPWFRRNPALNLTYRIGVGVVGGLVLVAGILMIPYPGPGWLVVFAGLAILATEFAWAGRLLRFAKRYYDGWVAWLKRQNLFVKALVLTATGLVVVVTCWVLGAFALVGGWFGLEWPWLGSPIFGSGG from the coding sequence ATGACGACCGAGCAGCGCGACGAGACGGCCGAGTCGAACGGTGGCCACCGGCCTTGGTTCCGCCGCAATCCCGCGCTGAACCTGACCTACCGCATCGGCGTGGGCGTGGTGGGCGGGCTCGTGCTGGTCGCGGGCATCCTCATGATCCCGTACCCCGGACCGGGCTGGCTCGTGGTGTTCGCGGGTCTGGCGATCCTGGCGACCGAGTTCGCGTGGGCCGGTCGGCTGCTGCGGTTCGCGAAGAGGTACTACGACGGGTGGGTCGCGTGGCTCAAGCGGCAGAACCTGTTCGTGAAGGCTCTCGTCCTCACCGCCACGGGCCTGGTGGTCGTCGTGACGTGCTGGGTGCTGGGCGCGTTCGCGCTGGTCGGAGGCTGGTTCGGTCTGGAGTGGCCGTGGTTGGGGAGCCCGATTTTTGGATCCGGGGGATGA
- a CDS encoding helix-turn-helix domain-containing protein: MADGSAANHHAGEATTPPLDTPDAGRVRDTLLLHTPAQVARVLSVRESWLRRMAGRREIPCTFLGKHLRFSEADLRAIVRRGARPARGDASRADRPVTRPPGSRRR; this comes from the coding sequence TTGGCGGACGGCTCGGCCGCCAACCATCACGCCGGTGAGGCGACGACGCCGCCGCTCGACACACCCGACGCCGGGCGGGTGCGCGACACGCTGCTGTTGCACACCCCGGCCCAGGTGGCACGGGTGCTGTCGGTGCGGGAGTCGTGGCTGCGGCGTATGGCCGGGCGACGCGAGATCCCGTGCACGTTCCTGGGCAAGCATCTGCGGTTCTCCGAGGCGGATCTGCGCGCGATCGTCCGGCGTGGGGCCCGGCCGGCCCGCGGGGACGCGTCCCGTGCCGACCGGCCGGTGACGCGCCCGCCTGGTTCTCGGCGCCGCTGA